AAACCTGACATCAGCACCGCCGGCACGCCGACGGCGAACGCCCCCAGGATGGCCTGCTGCTGCGTCATGCTGACCGCGGAAATCATCAGACCGATGCCGACCACCGAGGCGATGAACAGCACCAGGCTGGCAAGCAGGAGTGCAAACGAGCCCGTAAATGGGATGCCGAACAGGAAGACGCCCGCGCTGATCATGAACAGGCCCAGCCCGGTGCCAATTGCGAGTGCCGGCAGCGACTTGGAGATGATGATCTCGGGCGTCGAGGTGGGCGACACCAGCAACTGGTCGAAGGTGCCCAGCTCGCGCTCGCGCGCGATCGACAACGAGGTGATCAAGAGCGAGCTGAACAGCGCCAGGATGCCCGTCAGCCCGGGCACGATGAACCAGCGGTAGACCAGATTCGGGTTGAACCAGTGGCGCACGACCACGGGCGTTGGTGCCTGAGCGTCGGGCACGACCTCGGCGCCGACATCGGCGGCGATGGTGGACAGATAGGCCACGGTGATCTGCCCGGAGTTGCTGCGCCGGCCATCGACCAGTACCTGCGCGCGGCCACTTTCGCCGGCCGCGATGGAGCGCGAGAAATCCACCGGGATGGCGAGCGCGGCGATCACCTCGCCACGGTCGATCAGCTCGTGGAGCTGCTGCTGGCTGTCGACATGCCGGACGTGGGTGATGAAGCGGGCGCTGTCCAGTCGCTGTACCAACTCGTGCGACCACCGCCCCGCATCCTGATCGTAGACGGCGATATCGACGTTGCGCACTTCCAGCGTCGCGGCAAAGGCGAACACTAGCAACTGCAGGATCGGCGGCACGAACACCACCATGCGGCTGCGCGGATCGCGCAGGACGCTGAGCACTTCCTTGATGAACTGGGCGCGCAGGCGGGTGAACGAGAATGCGGAAGTCAACATCGCGTCACTCCAAGTTCTTGCGCGTGGCGCGCTTGGCGATCACGAAGAACAGCACCCCGATCGCCGCCATGGCCGCCAGGTTGGGCAGGAACACGGCCCAGATGTCGCCGGCCAGGAACACCGTCTTCAGCGAATCGACGAAGTAGCGCGCCGGAACCACCAAGGTGATGGCGCGGATCGGTGCCGGCATGGCGTCGATCTCGTACAGAAAGCCCGACAACATGAAGGCCGGCAGGAAGCCCGTGAACAGCGCGATCTGCGCGGCCAGGAACTGGTTGCGTGCCAGCGACGAGATCAGCAGACCCTGACCCAGCGCCGGCACCATGAACACCGCCGACAAGAGCAACAGGGACAGCAAGGAGCCGCGCATCGGGACGCCGAACACGAACACCGCCAGCGCCGATGCGCCCAGCGTGGACAGCATGCCGAGCGCGAAGTACGGCAGCAGCTTGCCGATCAGGATTTCGGCCACCGAGGCCGGCGTGGACAGCACTGCCTCCATGGTGCCGCGCTCCCATTCACGCGCCACCACCAGTGCAGTCAGCATGGTGCCGATGATGATCATGACGATGGCGATGGCGCCGGGAATCAGTGCGCGTCGGCTTTCCAGTTCGGGGTTGAACCAGTAGCGCGGCTCCAGCATGATGGACTGCGCCGGTGCTCCGACGTCCAGTCCGGCACGCCAGGACTGGACCACGCCACGGGCGTAGTTCTCGACGTAGTTGGCGGTATTGGGGTAGGAGCCATCGGTGACGATCTGCACCAGCGGCTCGCTGCCACGGAGGGCCAGACGCTGCTCGAAATCCTGCGGGATCACCACGTAGCCGCGCAGGTCGCCTGAGACCAGTTGGTCGGCTACTTCGCGCCGGTCATGGGCGAAGTGCGTATTCAGGAAGCGAGTGCCCGAAAACGCTGCGGCCAGCGACTGTGCCGATGCGCCGGGCGACTCCAGGACCACGCCGACACGGACATCCTTCGCATCCAGCGACACCGCATAGGCGAACAGCAGCAGCAACACCACCGGGAGCACGAACGCGATCAGCAGCGTCGAGGGGTCGCGCAGCGCCTGGTAGCTTTCCTTGGTCACCAGGGCGATCAAGCGCCGTAGATCAAAATGGCGCAAGTCGGTCTGCAGGGAGTCACTTCCGTCTTTGTGCATTGTGGCGCCGTTCATGTGGCGGCCTCCAGCTCGCGGTCTGACGACTCCACCAGGTGGATGAAGGCGTCCTCCATCGTCGGGTCGGGCCGTTCGGGGCTGACCGCCGAACGTTTGAGCGCGTCGGGCGTATCCAGCGCGATCAGTTGCGCACGCGAGAGCATGGCCACGCGGTCGCAGTATTCGGCCTCGTCCATGAAGTGGGTGGTGACCATGATGGTCACGCCCTTGCGGGCCAGTCCGTTGATGTGGGTCCAGAATTCGCGCCGGGTGATCGGGTCCACGCCCGAAGTGGGCTCATCCAGGAACAGCACGGGCGGCCGGTGCATCAGCGAACAAGCCAAGGCCAGGCGCTGCTTATGTCCCAGCGGCAGGGAATCGGGCGTGGCGGACAACCAGTCGCCCAGATCGAAGGTTTCGATCATCTCGGCAATGCGCTCGCGCCGGGTGTTGCCTTCCAGTCCGTAGACGCCGGCCGAGAATTCCAGGTTCTGCTGCACCGAGAGCAGGCCGTAGAGCGAAAACTTCTGCGCCATGTAGCCGAGCCGGCTCTTGGCTGCGCCGGTGGCGCGGCGCAGATCATGGCCCACCACATGCGCTTCGCCAGCAGTGGGTTTCAACAGGCCGCACAACATCTTGAAGGTGGTGGACTTGCCGGCGCCGTTGGGGCCGAGCAGGCCGAAGATTTCGCCCTTTTGCACCTCGAAGCTGACGTTGTCGGTGGCGGTGAACTCACCGAAGCGCTTGGTGAGGTTTCGGCACGACACGGCAATATCGGAACCCAGCTCAACCGGCGGCAGACGCTCGGCCAGCGTCGAAGTGCCGCCGGGGCCGCCACCGAGCAGATCGATGAAGGCGTCTTCGAAGCGCGCGGGCACCTGCGCCAGTCGCACCTGCGCCTGATCGGACAGGGCCTGGAGCTGCTCCGCTTGAGCGCCCTCGCGCAACACCACGCGCACGCCGGCGCCCTGGATCACGCCATCGCTCACGCTGGGCAGGTCGAGTGCCTGGGTCAGGACCGCTCGGCGCTCGGCACCGACGTCTTCCAGACGGAAACTGCGGCCTTCGAGCTGCGCGGTCAGCTCCTGCGGCGGGCCCTCGAACAGGAGCTGCCCTTGGTTCAGCAGCAGCACGCTCTCACAGCGCTCGGCTTCGTCGAGATAGGCGGTGGACCAGACCACGGCCATGCCTTCATCGGTCAGCGCCTGCACCATGCGCCACAAGTCCAGGCGGCTGACCGGGTCGACACCCACGCCCGGCTCGTCCAGCAGCAGCACCTTCGGCCGCGCCATGAGCTCACAGGCCAGGCCCAGCTTCTGCTTCATGCCGCCGGAGAGCTTGCCGGCCAGGCGTTTGGTGAAGGGTCCGAGCCGCGTGAAGTCCAACAGCTCGGCAAACAGATCGGCGTTGCGGTCCGCATCCATGCCGCGCAACTGCGCATACAGGCGCATGTTCTCCATCACCGACAGGTCTTCGTACAGTCCAAAGCGTTGCGGCATGTAGCCGCTGGCGACGTGAATGGCGTCGTTGTCCTTGACCACGTCATAGCCTGCCAAGGTGACGTGGCCGGCGTTCGGCACCAGGAGGCCGGTCAGAATCCGCATCAGCGTCGTCTTGCCGGCGCCGTCCGGGCCGACCAGACCGGTCAGCCGCCCATAGTGGATGCGCGCGCTCAAGCCCCGCAGAGCCTTTATGTCGCCGAAATGCTTGTCCACGCCCTCGATGACGACGGCAGCGTCTTCGCCCGCACCAGCAGGCACGGCGGCGATGGCACGGCTTGCCTGCATTTCACCGCTCCCCCGGGATACCGGTGCCGGCTTTCGCATCGACCTCGATCGTCACCGGCATGCCCTGGCGCAAGGCACTGTCGCTGTCGGCTTCGTCGATGACGATGCGCAGGCGGTACACCAGATCCGTGCGCAAATCCGTCGTCTCCACCGTCTTGGGGGTGAACTCGGCGCGCGGCGAGATGAAGCCGATCTGGCCGCGATAGACCTTCTCTGATGAATCGCTTTTGACGCGTACCACAGTACCGGGCGCGATGCGCCCCAAGTCCGACTCGCCCACGTAGGCGCGCACGTAAACCGGCTTGTCCAGGCTCAGGCTGTAGACCGCGCTCTGGCTTGCAACCATGCTGCCGGGCTCGCGCACCCGTGCGATGACGGTGCCACTACTGGGCGCCACCAATTCGGTGTCCGCCAAGGCTGTCGTGGCTTGCGCTGCGGCAGCCTGAGCGGCCGCAAGGCGAGCTTCTGCCGCGGCGATGTCTTCCTTGCGGAAGCCTTCGGATGCTTGCGACAGGGCCGCCTTCGCTGCTTCGACGCCAGCGGCTGCCTGGTCTCGCGCCGTGCGGGCGGCATCGACCGTACGCTGGCTGCTGGCACCCGATGTCAGCAGGCCACTCTGGCGCTTGAAATTCCGCTCGGTCTCGGTGGCGAGCGCCTGTGCCTGCCTGAGGGCCTCGCGCGCCTGGGTGATTTCCTGCGGTCGCAGGCCGCGGCGCAGCTTGGCCAGTTCCGCCTGCGCCACCTGCACCTGGGCCTGCGCTGCCGCAAGGGCTTCCCGATAGGGTTGCGCGTCAAGCGCCGCCAGGCGCGCGCCCACGCTGACGGCATCGCCCTCGTCGAAAGCCATTTGCATCACGCGCCCGGGCTGACGGAAGGCCAGTTGCACCTCGCGGATATCGACGTTGCCGTAGAGGCGCAATGCATCTTGTTGTCCATGGTCGCGCGACAGCCAGAACGCCAGTGCGCCGCCAAGAGCGAGCAAGACGACGGCGATCACGACCCAACGGGTTTTTCTGGAGAGGAGGTTTGGAGTTTTCATCGATGGGTTTCCGCTGGATAAAGGTGCTCAGTGCTCGCGTGCGACCGGCGCATTCGCCGCTGACCGGCGCCAGGCGATGGCCGCTATGCCAGCCCACACCAACGTGCGCAGCGTCATGGCGACCACCGTGCGTCGCTCCCAGGCGCCACCCAGAGCCACATGCACTCCGAAAGCGAGGAACACGAGTGCGGTCGCCACCGTGATGACAATCGCCAACCACGCGGCCCAGCGCCGGCGCATCCACAAGCCGACGCCGGCGACGATGTAGGCGAACCCGGCCAGAAAATTGAACCAGAGCACGAAAGGCACATAGTGGCCGGCGGCTTGGCGCGCCGCGCCGTCGACAAACAGAACGGCGCCGCCCTCCCGAAGAGTGAGCAGGCCGAAGCCGATCGCGAGCAGGGAGATCAGCCAGTGCCAGAGGCTGCGTTGTGGATGAGTGGTCATCTTCATGGCCTTTACTTGATCGCGGAAACTCCCAAGCCTTCGCCGTCGTCGCGGCGTGCGTGTGCGTTCCGCCGGGCGGTCGGGCTGAGTGTTGAATGACGCGGATTCGCGCTGGAGGCGCAACGCGATCGCATGACCGTGGTGTGCCTCTCGGCCGACCGGGCAACTGCGTGGCGGCAGGATGGAAGGCGTTTCATCGGGTGTGCGTGATGCCACGGAGATAGATGGCAAACACGGCTGGCGCATCACGACGAATGCGACTGACCTTGCCGGCCAACAGCGACTGCATGACCAGTCCCTGGATCGTGCCGATGAACAACACGGCGGCGGCATCCACGTCCAGATCCGCATCCAGGTCGCCTTGCGCCTTGCCTGCCTCCATCAGGCGGCGCAGGCGCTGTTCGTATTGACGGAGCAAGGTCTGCACCATCCGCTTGGCGAGCGTCTCGCCAGAGCGTTGCAGTTCTCCGAACAGCATGCGCGGCACGCCGGGATGCTTGGCCACGAAGTCGATGTGCGTCATGAACATGGCTTCGAGTGCTGCGGCAGGAGACGCGGCGCCCTCGGCCGCCTTGTCCACGCGCACCAGTAGACGCTCACCGACCCAGGTCATCGTTGCCTCCAGGATCGCGTCCTTGGTGGGAAAGTGGCGAAACAGCGCGCCCTGCGTCAAACCCATTCGATCGGCGATGGCCGTGGTCGTGATTTCGGCCGGGTTTTGCTCTGCTGCCAAGTCGACCACGGCTTGCACCGTGGCCGCGCGCCGCTCTTCAGCGGACAGATACTGAGGACGTTCGCTCACCGATCAGACTCCATGAAGTAAGTAACCAATTACTTTCTTAACCCGCAAAATGACCATGATGCAAGAACAAAACCGACCGATTGGCACGGGAGTGGCCAGCCCTTGCCCATTCGGAAGCCGTCAATAGTTGCCCTTGATAGACCTCAAGAAGAGAATGCATTCTTCAATTGGCTGACAAGGCCATGGACCAACGAGCCCAGCAGTTCATTCTTAACGTCAGAAGTCACCTCACTCGGGCACGGTCGCGAATTCCCCGCTCGGACGACCGGCAAGGCTTGCATCTTTTTTTGCAAGCAGTAAGATAGTAACCTAAAAATCTCAGTTGGTGATGTGCAGCTTGCTCGAACCGCTGGCAGGCTACGGGTTTGCTGTTGATCGAGGGAGTCACCCGATGGGTGAGTCGAAATTGAAGCATTTGCAGCGTGAGGAAATGCTTTTGTCGTGTGCCGGGGTGCAGACGGCGGGCGGTCGCGTGCGGGTTCGTTGGGAGACCGACAGTGCGGCCACGCCGATGGGGCAACTGGCCTACTTCATTGAATTTCTGACACTGACCGGGTTGTGGTCGTGTTGGCAGGATCGCTGCCCGCTGTCGTACTCGAGCCCGAACGCACCGACCAAGGCCGATGTGCTCGGTACCTGGCTGCTGTCGATTCTGTCTGGGCACCGGCGCTACTCGCACGTCACGACGATCCGCTGCGATGGGGTCAATCCGGGGCTGCTGGGGATGAACAAGGTGATCAGCGAGGACGCGCTGCGCCGGGCGCTGGTGGCGATTCCCGAAGACAAAGGGGTGAGCTGGCTCGACGGCCACCTGCGCGAGAGCACCGCGCCCTTGCTCGATGTGCCCTGGATTCTGGACATCGACACGACGATCAAGCCGCTGTACGGCAAGCAGGAGGGGGCGGTCGTGTCGTACAA
This Cupriavidus nantongensis DNA region includes the following protein-coding sequences:
- a CDS encoding ABC transporter permease, whose product is MLTSAFSFTRLRAQFIKEVLSVLRDPRSRMVVFVPPILQLLVFAFAATLEVRNVDIAVYDQDAGRWSHELVQRLDSARFITHVRHVDSQQQLHELIDRGEVIAALAIPVDFSRSIAAGESGRAQVLVDGRRSNSGQITVAYLSTIAADVGAEVVPDAQAPTPVVVRHWFNPNLVYRWFIVPGLTGILALFSSLLITSLSIARERELGTFDQLLVSPTSTPEIIISKSLPALAIGTGLGLFMISAGVFLFGIPFTGSFALLLASLVLFIASVVGIGLMISAVSMTQQQAILGAFAVGVPAVLMSGFATPVENMPVVLQWLAQAIPLTHFLIIVEGSFLKAMPPGDILASLWPLAIIALATLTMATVFVRGRLQ
- the hlyD gene encoding secretion protein HlyD, whose translation is MKTPNLLSRKTRWVVIAVVLLALGGALAFWLSRDHGQQDALRLYGNVDIREVQLAFRQPGRVMQMAFDEGDAVSVGARLAALDAQPYREALAAAQAQVQVAQAELAKLRRGLRPQEITQAREALRQAQALATETERNFKRQSGLLTSGASSQRTVDAARTARDQAAAGVEAAKAALSQASEGFRKEDIAAAEARLAAAQAAAAQATTALADTELVAPSSGTVIARVREPGSMVASQSAVYSLSLDKPVYVRAYVGESDLGRIAPGTVVRVKSDSSEKVYRGQIGFISPRAEFTPKTVETTDLRTDLVYRLRIVIDEADSDSALRQGMPVTIEVDAKAGTGIPGER
- a CDS encoding TetR/AcrR family transcriptional regulator, whose amino-acid sequence is MSERPQYLSAEERRAATVQAVVDLAAEQNPAEITTTAIADRMGLTQGALFRHFPTKDAILEATMTWVGERLLVRVDKAAEGAASPAAALEAMFMTHIDFVAKHPGVPRMLFGELQRSGETLAKRMVQTLLRQYEQRLRRLMEAGKAQGDLDADLDVDAAAVLFIGTIQGLVMQSLLAGKVSRIRRDAPAVFAIYLRGITHTR
- a CDS encoding ATP-binding cassette domain-containing protein, with amino-acid sequence MQASRAIAAVPAGAGEDAAVVIEGVDKHFGDIKALRGLSARIHYGRLTGLVGPDGAGKTTLMRILTGLLVPNAGHVTLAGYDVVKDNDAIHVASGYMPQRFGLYEDLSVMENMRLYAQLRGMDADRNADLFAELLDFTRLGPFTKRLAGKLSGGMKQKLGLACELMARPKVLLLDEPGVGVDPVSRLDLWRMVQALTDEGMAVVWSTAYLDEAERCESVLLLNQGQLLFEGPPQELTAQLEGRSFRLEDVGAERRAVLTQALDLPSVSDGVIQGAGVRVVLREGAQAEQLQALSDQAQVRLAQVPARFEDAFIDLLGGGPGGTSTLAERLPPVELGSDIAVSCRNLTKRFGEFTATDNVSFEVQKGEIFGLLGPNGAGKSTTFKMLCGLLKPTAGEAHVVGHDLRRATGAAKSRLGYMAQKFSLYGLLSVQQNLEFSAGVYGLEGNTRRERIAEMIETFDLGDWLSATPDSLPLGHKQRLALACSLMHRPPVLFLDEPTSGVDPITRREFWTHINGLARKGVTIMVTTHFMDEAEYCDRVAMLSRAQLIALDTPDALKRSAVSPERPDPTMEDAFIHLVESSDRELEAAT